Proteins from a single region of Catenulispora acidiphila DSM 44928:
- a CDS encoding Maf family protein, translating into MSTTPPPIVLASASPARLSLLRRAGFDPRVLVSGVDEDAVEDALGPQATPAEVALALGQAKCRAVAALPETAGALVIGCDSVLEFEGRPLGKPDTPEEAVARWYAMRGRSGVLLTGHWLVDRATGKEAGEVAATVVHFGEPSDEEILAYVATGEPLRVAGAFTIDGLGGAFVERLEGDHSNVIGLSKPLLRKLMADLGLNYTAYWSPSEED; encoded by the coding sequence ATGTCCACAACCCCGCCCCCGATCGTCCTGGCCTCCGCCTCCCCGGCCCGCCTGTCCCTGCTGCGCCGGGCGGGCTTCGACCCCCGCGTCCTGGTCAGCGGCGTGGACGAGGACGCCGTCGAGGACGCGCTCGGCCCGCAGGCCACCCCCGCCGAGGTCGCGCTGGCCCTGGGCCAGGCCAAGTGCCGGGCCGTCGCGGCGCTCCCGGAGACCGCCGGCGCGCTGGTCATCGGCTGCGACTCGGTCCTGGAGTTCGAGGGTCGGCCGCTCGGCAAGCCGGACACCCCCGAGGAGGCCGTCGCGCGCTGGTACGCGATGCGCGGGCGCTCCGGCGTGCTGCTCACCGGGCACTGGCTGGTCGACCGCGCCACCGGCAAGGAGGCCGGCGAGGTCGCGGCGACCGTGGTGCACTTCGGCGAGCCCAGCGACGAGGAGATCCTGGCCTACGTCGCCACCGGCGAGCCGCTGCGGGTGGCCGGCGCCTTCACCATCGACGGCCTCGGCGGCGCGTTCGTGGAACGGCTGGAGGGCGACCACTCGAACGTGATCGGGCTGTCGAAGCCGCTGCTGCGCAAGCTCATGGCGGATCTGGGGCTGAATTACACGGCGTACTGGAGCCCGTCCGAGGAGGACTAG
- a CDS encoding polysaccharide deacetylase family protein, which translates to MTAPDRRTALRAGLAVLGTAAASPGLAACSDGRSTGAAGSAAPIPANASRPAGGAAPASSATAPDPASPSSRTQVLDEVDHAAGGRPQVALTFHGDGDPQLAQALLKEAEAAQARLTVLAVGRWLGEQPAMARRILDGGHELGNHTENHVDISQLSPSAAFAEIEACAARLRKLTGSPGIWFRPSQTQHATAMLIAQARKAGYRTVLSYDVDPLDYEDPSAAQITDRLLAAVRPGAIVSMHLGHQHTVAALPAVLAGLKARGLAAVTASELFS; encoded by the coding sequence GTGACCGCACCGGACCGACGTACCGCGCTGCGGGCGGGGCTGGCCGTGTTGGGGACGGCTGCCGCGTCGCCGGGTCTGGCGGCGTGCTCGGACGGGAGGAGCACCGGCGCGGCCGGGTCGGCCGCGCCGATTCCTGCGAACGCCTCGCGCCCGGCGGGCGGCGCGGCTCCGGCGAGCAGCGCGACTGCCCCGGACCCCGCGTCGCCGTCGAGCCGCACGCAGGTCCTCGACGAGGTAGACCACGCGGCGGGCGGCCGTCCGCAGGTCGCCCTGACCTTCCACGGCGACGGCGACCCGCAGCTGGCCCAAGCCCTGCTCAAGGAGGCCGAGGCCGCGCAGGCCCGGCTCACCGTGCTGGCCGTCGGCCGCTGGCTCGGCGAGCAGCCGGCGATGGCGCGGCGCATCCTCGACGGCGGCCACGAACTGGGCAACCACACCGAGAACCACGTCGACATCTCCCAGCTCTCGCCGTCGGCGGCGTTCGCCGAGATCGAAGCCTGCGCCGCCCGCCTGCGGAAGCTGACCGGCTCGCCGGGCATCTGGTTCCGGCCCTCGCAGACCCAGCACGCCACCGCGATGCTGATCGCGCAGGCGCGCAAGGCCGGGTATCGCACGGTCCTGTCCTACGACGTCGACCCGCTGGACTACGAGGACCCGTCGGCGGCGCAGATCACCGATCGCCTGCTGGCCGCGGTGCGTCCCGGCGCCATCGTGTCGATGCACCTGGGACACCAGCACACCGTGGCGGCGCTGCCGGCGGTGCTCGCCGGACTGAAGGCCCGCGGCCTGGCCGCCGTCACCGCATCGGAGCTGTTCTCGTGA
- a CDS encoding YVTN family beta-propeller repeat protein: MDSGAGRGRSGSGSGSSAGSSGSALAAAGAPGSASAGSPRSAGALVPAALPGMPGYDPADLYAFDRPGMVSPVIAAALPRVYVPNTESDTVTVIDPSDYRVVETMKVGHEPQHVVPSWDLKTLWVNNDLGNSLTPIDPFTGKPGAPIPVHDPYNLYFTPDGASAVVMASKDMQLVFRDPHTMAIQKILPVPCEGVNHADFSPNGAYFIVSCEFSGQLLKVDTKTRTLLGVLDLPQRGAMPQDVKISPDGKVFYIADMVANGLWTVDGDAFKVTGLIPTGRGAHGLYVSRDSTTMYVSNRGEGTITLFDFATAKPRTKWQIPNGGSPDMGGVSADGKVLWLSGRYNAEVYAISTTDGHLLARIPVGRGPHGLAVYPQPGRYSLGHTGVFR; the protein is encoded by the coding sequence ATGGACAGCGGCGCCGGGCGAGGTCGTTCTGGTTCCGGTTCCGGTTCGAGCGCAGGCTCTTCGGGGTCCGCGCTGGCAGCCGCTGGCGCGCCGGGCAGTGCCTCCGCCGGATCACCGCGCAGCGCCGGCGCGCTCGTCCCCGCCGCCCTGCCGGGGATGCCGGGCTACGACCCCGCCGACCTGTACGCCTTCGACCGCCCCGGCATGGTGTCGCCGGTGATCGCCGCGGCGCTTCCCCGCGTCTACGTCCCGAACACCGAGAGCGACACCGTCACGGTGATCGACCCCTCGGACTACCGCGTCGTGGAGACGATGAAGGTCGGCCACGAACCGCAGCACGTGGTCCCCTCCTGGGACCTGAAGACCCTGTGGGTCAACAACGACCTGGGCAACAGCCTGACCCCGATCGACCCCTTCACCGGCAAGCCCGGCGCCCCGATCCCGGTCCACGACCCGTACAACCTCTACTTCACCCCGGACGGCGCCTCAGCGGTCGTGATGGCCAGCAAGGACATGCAGCTGGTCTTCCGCGACCCGCACACCATGGCGATCCAGAAGATCCTCCCCGTCCCCTGCGAAGGCGTGAACCACGCCGACTTCTCCCCGAACGGCGCCTACTTCATTGTCTCCTGCGAGTTCTCCGGCCAACTCCTGAAGGTGGACACCAAAACCCGCACCCTCCTCGGCGTCCTGGACCTCCCCCAACGCGGCGCGATGCCCCAGGACGTGAAAATCTCCCCCGACGGCAAGGTCTTCTACATCGCCGACATGGTGGCCAACGGCCTCTGGACCGTCGACGGCGACGCCTTCAAAGTAACGGGCCTGATCCCCACCGGCCGAGGCGCCCACGGCCTCTACGTCTCCCGCGACTCGACCACCATGTACGTCTCCAACCGAGGCGAAGGCACCATCACCCTCTTCGACTTCGCCACCGCCAAACCCCGCACCAAATGGCAAATCCCCAACGGCGGCTCCCCCGACATGGGCGGCGTCAGCGCCGACGGCAAAGTCCTCTGGCTCTCCGGCCGCTACAACGCCGAGGTCTACGCCATCTCCACCACCGACGGCCACCTCCTAGCCCGCATCCCCGTAGGCCGCGGCCCCCACGGCCTAGCCGTCTACCCCCAACCAGGCCGCTACTCGCTGGGCCACACCGGGGTGTTCCGCTAG
- a CDS encoding type II toxin-antitoxin system VapC family toxin: MPQPVVMDTDVASASFKRKALPLLVKVATMEPVITFVTFGELVKWTERRHWAPHNRVAMDSWLAAMPVLDSTEAIARTWGSLAAAADERGRPRPQNDMWIAAVCLTYGIPLATFNLKDYADFEAYHGLHIVKV; encoded by the coding sequence ATGCCGCAGCCTGTCGTGATGGACACGGACGTCGCGTCCGCGTCCTTCAAGCGCAAGGCGCTTCCACTGCTCGTCAAAGTAGCCACGATGGAGCCGGTCATCACGTTCGTGACGTTCGGCGAGTTGGTGAAGTGGACCGAGCGTCGGCACTGGGCTCCCCACAACCGGGTCGCGATGGACAGCTGGCTTGCAGCCATGCCTGTTCTCGACAGCACCGAAGCCATCGCCAGGACTTGGGGTTCACTAGCCGCGGCCGCGGATGAGCGCGGACGTCCCAGACCGCAGAACGACATGTGGATCGCGGCTGTCTGTCTGACCTACGGCATTCCGCTAGCGACGTTCAACCTCAAGGACTATGCCGATTTCGAGGCCTATCACGGGCTTCACATCGTCAAGGTCTAG
- the fdhD gene encoding formate dehydrogenase accessory sulfurtransferase FdhD produces the protein MSRVTARRRIVRLDGSAGPAEAVLRRGGEEHMAAEEPLEMRIGGHPFTVTMRTPGDDFDLVAGHLTAEGVLSGPDDLLRMKFCSADNGCSSTAYTDGEASLAFADGDPLNIVDVTLAPGVELPEERLRRSSYVTSACGVCGKTSIDAVHAAVRWPVAEDDVKLSAEVLFTLPDRMREAQKIFAKTGGLHAAALFTATGDLLCLREDVGRHNAVDKVLGWALRAGRLPLREHVLAVSGRASFELVQKAVAGGIPVLTAVSAPSSLAVSLAAESGLTLVGFLRGRTANVYCGSERVID, from the coding sequence ATGAGCAGGGTCACGGCCCGGCGGCGGATAGTACGCCTCGACGGCTCAGCCGGCCCGGCCGAAGCAGTCCTGCGGCGCGGCGGCGAGGAGCACATGGCCGCCGAGGAACCGCTGGAGATGCGCATCGGCGGGCACCCCTTCACGGTCACCATGCGCACCCCCGGCGACGACTTCGACCTGGTGGCCGGCCACCTGACCGCCGAAGGCGTGCTCTCCGGACCCGACGACCTGCTCCGGATGAAGTTCTGCTCAGCCGACAACGGCTGCTCGTCCACCGCGTACACGGACGGCGAGGCGTCACTGGCCTTCGCCGACGGCGACCCCCTGAACATCGTGGACGTGACCCTCGCCCCCGGCGTGGAACTCCCCGAGGAGCGGCTACGGCGCTCGTCCTACGTGACCAGCGCGTGCGGCGTGTGCGGGAAGACGTCGATCGACGCGGTTCACGCAGCCGTGCGCTGGCCGGTCGCCGAGGACGACGTGAAACTCTCGGCCGAAGTCCTGTTCACCCTCCCGGACCGCATGCGCGAAGCCCAGAAGATCTTCGCCAAAACCGGCGGCCTCCACGCCGCAGCCCTGTTCACCGCCACCGGCGACCTCCTCTGCCTCCGCGAGGACGTCGGCCGCCACAACGCGGTGGACAAGGTCCTCGGCTGGGCCCTGCGCGCCGGCCGCCTACCGCTGCGCGAGCACGTTCTTGCGGTGAGCGGCCGCGCCTCGTTCGAGCTGGTGCAGAAGGCCGTCGCGGGTGGGATTCCGGTGCTGACCGCGGTGTCGGCGCCTTCGTCGCTGGCGGTGAGTTTGGCGGCGGAGTCGGGGCTGACGCTGGTCGGGTTCCTGCGGGGGCGGACGGCGAATGTGTACTGCGGGTCGGAGCGGGTCATTGACTGA